Proteins encoded in a region of the Frondihabitans sp. 762G35 genome:
- a CDS encoding ABC transporter substrate-binding protein gives MFSRPLVTRIAGVGTAAVLLVALSACSSGGSGGGSGDGSGASITFTVDNSPASLASGKALITAFEKANPKITVKLGTRPGGTDGDNLIKTRLSTGDMDDVFLYNSGSLLQALHPDSTLVDLKGQSWTGSLTKEFTTVVSTDKGLYGAPWGTSFGGAVMYNKAVYAKLGLSVPTSWSEFISNSEKIKAAGIAPVIQTFGDTWTSQLFVLGDFANVLAQQPDWATSYTANKEKYTSAPAVDSFDHQAEVYSKGLMNKDFASATNVAGLKMLAEGTGAQYPMLTSTIATIQQNYPDKVKDIGVFAIPADNASDTQLTIWEPNALYIPKSTTGNKLAAAEKLVAFANSKDGCAVQNAELTPAGPYATSDCTLPSTVPPLIGDLQKYIDDKKVAPALEFLSPIKGPNLEKITVQVGSGISSASAGAKLYDQDVKQQAQQLGIPGW, from the coding sequence ATGTTCTCTCGTCCCCTCGTGACCAGGATCGCGGGCGTCGGCACGGCCGCCGTCCTCCTGGTCGCACTGAGCGCGTGCTCGTCGGGCGGATCCGGTGGCGGCTCCGGCGACGGCAGCGGCGCCTCGATCACGTTCACCGTCGACAACAGCCCCGCCAGCCTCGCCTCCGGGAAGGCGCTGATCACGGCCTTCGAGAAGGCCAACCCGAAGATCACCGTCAAGCTCGGCACCCGCCCGGGCGGCACCGACGGCGACAACCTGATCAAGACGCGCCTCTCCACCGGCGACATGGACGACGTCTTCCTCTACAACTCCGGCTCGCTCCTCCAGGCGCTCCACCCCGACAGCACGCTCGTCGACCTGAAGGGCCAGAGCTGGACCGGGAGCCTGACGAAGGAGTTCACGACCGTCGTGAGCACCGACAAAGGTCTCTACGGTGCCCCCTGGGGCACCTCGTTCGGTGGCGCCGTCATGTACAACAAGGCCGTCTACGCGAAGCTCGGCCTGAGCGTCCCGACCAGCTGGTCCGAGTTCATCAGCAACAGCGAGAAGATCAAGGCCGCCGGCATCGCCCCCGTCATCCAGACGTTCGGCGACACCTGGACCAGCCAGCTCTTCGTCCTCGGCGACTTCGCCAACGTCCTCGCGCAGCAGCCCGACTGGGCCACGAGCTACACGGCGAACAAGGAGAAGTACACCTCGGCTCCCGCCGTCGACTCCTTCGACCACCAGGCCGAGGTCTACTCGAAGGGCCTGATGAACAAGGACTTCGCCTCCGCCACCAACGTCGCTGGCCTCAAGATGCTCGCCGAGGGCACGGGTGCCCAGTACCCGATGCTCACGAGCACCATCGCGACGATCCAGCAGAACTACCCGGACAAGGTGAAGGACATCGGCGTCTTCGCGATCCCCGCCGACAACGCCAGCGACACCCAGCTCACGATCTGGGAGCCGAACGCCCTCTACATCCCGAAGTCGACGACCGGCAACAAGCTGGCCGCGGCCGAGAAGCTCGTCGCCTTCGCCAACAGCAAGGACGGCTGCGCCGTGCAGAACGCCGAGCTGACGCCGGCCGGCCCGTACGCGACGAGCGACTGCACCCTCCCGAGCACCGTTCCGCCGCTCATCGGAGACCTGCAGAAGTACATCGACGACAAGAAGGTCGCCCCGGCGCTCGAGTTCCTGTCGCCCATCAAGGGACCGAACCTCGAGAAGATCACCGTCCAGGTCGGCTCCGGCATCTCGTCGGCGTCCGCGGGGGCGAAGCTCTACGACCAGGACGTGAAGCAGCAGGCCCAGCAGCTCGGCATCCCCGGCTGGTGA
- a CDS encoding DUF2945 domain-containing protein, producing the protein MSTSSISVHDRVSWGTSQGRTHGVVTKRHTSDFEFDGQKFTASSDEPAFIVESEKTGAKAAHKGSALTKLKPKD; encoded by the coding sequence GTGTCGACCTCCTCCATCTCCGTCCACGACCGCGTCTCGTGGGGCACCTCGCAGGGCAGGACGCACGGCGTCGTGACCAAGCGCCACACGTCCGACTTCGAGTTCGACGGGCAGAAGTTCACGGCGTCGAGCGACGAGCCGGCCTTCATCGTCGAGTCCGAGAAGACCGGCGCGAAAGCGGCCCACAAGGGCTCCGCCCTCACGAAGCTCAAGCCGAAGGACTGA
- a CDS encoding carbohydrate ABC transporter permease, protein MNRTAQRWVIGTVAIVVSFVVFLVPFVFIILQAAKDPAEAADLSFSLPTKWVIWQNLVDVLQSNDGQVVRSFINSGILTVASVAVMVVIAAMVGYVLQRKPGRLNPLINFFVLAGLIVPPAVVPTIWVLQGIGLFKTLPGMILIEATFGLSFCILLFRAFVATIPRELDEAAVLDGSGPIRLFFTVVLPLLRPVVITVILVQSVAVFNDFAGPLYFLPGADNSTVQLTLYNFQSQTLSQYNLLFMDVLLITIPPLILYIFFNRQIVAGMTSGAIKG, encoded by the coding sequence GTGAACCGCACCGCTCAGCGCTGGGTCATCGGCACCGTGGCCATCGTCGTCTCGTTCGTCGTGTTCCTCGTGCCGTTCGTCTTCATCATCCTGCAGGCCGCGAAGGACCCCGCCGAGGCGGCCGACCTCTCGTTCTCGCTCCCGACCAAGTGGGTCATCTGGCAGAACCTCGTCGACGTGCTCCAGTCGAACGACGGCCAGGTCGTCCGCTCGTTCATCAACAGCGGGATCCTCACCGTCGCGAGCGTGGCCGTCATGGTCGTCATCGCGGCGATGGTCGGCTACGTGCTGCAGCGGAAGCCCGGTCGGCTGAACCCCCTGATCAACTTCTTCGTCCTCGCGGGGCTCATCGTGCCTCCGGCGGTCGTCCCCACGATCTGGGTGCTGCAGGGCATCGGGCTCTTCAAGACGCTCCCGGGCATGATCCTGATCGAGGCGACCTTCGGCCTGTCGTTCTGCATCCTGCTGTTCCGCGCCTTCGTCGCGACGATCCCGCGCGAGCTGGACGAGGCCGCCGTGCTCGACGGCTCGGGCCCGATCCGGCTGTTCTTCACCGTCGTGCTGCCGCTGCTCCGCCCCGTCGTGATCACGGTGATCCTGGTGCAGTCGGTCGCGGTGTTCAACGACTTCGCCGGGCCGCTCTACTTCCTGCCCGGAGCGGACAACTCGACCGTGCAGCTCACCCTCTACAACTTCCAGAGCCAGACGCTGAGCCAGTACAACCTGCTGTTCATGGACGTGCTCCTCATCACGATCCCGCCGCTCATCCTCTACATCTTCTTCAACCGCCAGATCGTCGCCGGCATGACCAGCGGCGCGATCAAAGGCTGA
- a CDS encoding nucleoside/nucleotide kinase family protein codes for MIEHDALGALAAATAESLARRIVDRASTTTGRMLVGVVGAPGAGKSTLTEAVAALLPEGLAVVVPMDGFHLGQSILDGTELAARKGAPDTFDVGGYVALLRRLRLADEDVVYAPTFRRSIEEPVAASIAVPRAVPVVLTEGNYLLADVGRWGEVRGLLDEVWFVDVPESLRRERLVERHVTFGRTRRAAEEWTDGPDAANARLVASTRSRADLVVAWS; via the coding sequence GTGATCGAACACGATGCCCTCGGAGCCCTCGCCGCCGCCACCGCGGAGAGCCTCGCGCGCCGCATCGTCGACCGCGCGTCGACCACGACGGGCAGGATGCTCGTGGGCGTCGTCGGAGCGCCGGGCGCGGGCAAGTCGACGCTGACCGAGGCGGTGGCGGCGCTCCTCCCCGAGGGGCTTGCCGTCGTCGTGCCGATGGACGGCTTCCACCTCGGCCAGTCGATCCTCGACGGCACGGAGCTCGCCGCCCGGAAGGGCGCTCCCGACACGTTCGACGTCGGCGGCTACGTCGCGCTCCTCCGCCGCCTCCGACTCGCCGACGAGGACGTCGTCTACGCGCCGACGTTCCGTCGCAGCATCGAGGAGCCGGTGGCCGCGTCGATCGCCGTGCCGCGAGCGGTGCCGGTCGTCCTCACCGAAGGGAACTACCTGCTCGCCGACGTCGGCCGCTGGGGCGAGGTGCGGGGCCTCCTCGACGAGGTCTGGTTCGTCGACGTCCCCGAAAGCCTCCGGCGGGAGCGGTTGGTCGAGCGCCACGTCACGTTCGGAAGGACCCGCCGGGCCGCCGAGGAGTGGACGGACGGCCCCGACGCGGCGAACGCCCGGCTCGTGGCCTCGACCCGCTCCCGCGCCGACCTGGTCGTCGCCTGGTCGTAG
- a CDS encoding SRPBCC family protein: MSVRHRFIEASPERVFDVLADGWLFPSWVVGASRIRDVGEDWPAVDSKIHHSFGVWPAVIDDTTSVIEWDAPRRAEFVARGWPLGEAHVILAAKARKGGCVVRMEEYASAGPGTVVPAPLMVAMLNVRNTEALRRLAWLAEGRAGD; encoded by the coding sequence ATGTCCGTCCGACACCGCTTCATCGAGGCGTCGCCCGAGAGGGTGTTCGACGTGCTGGCCGACGGGTGGCTCTTCCCGAGCTGGGTCGTGGGCGCGTCCCGGATCCGCGACGTGGGCGAGGACTGGCCCGCCGTCGACTCGAAGATCCACCACTCGTTCGGGGTCTGGCCGGCCGTCATCGACGACACGACCTCCGTGATCGAGTGGGACGCTCCGCGAAGGGCGGAGTTCGTCGCCCGCGGGTGGCCGCTGGGTGAGGCCCACGTGATCCTCGCGGCCAAGGCGCGGAAGGGCGGCTGCGTCGTCCGGATGGAGGAGTACGCCTCCGCCGGGCCCGGCACGGTCGTCCCGGCGCCCCTCATGGTCGCGATGCTGAACGTCCGCAACACCGAGGCGCTACGGCGTCTCGCCTGGCTCGCCGAGGGACGCGCCGGCGACTGA
- a CDS encoding carbohydrate ABC transporter permease, producing the protein MTATLTRAVPPTRTPKEQFKRGRRSRASFYPSWFYIPASALYVVLFAVPTFASFYFALTRWTLFDVTFIGFQNFVQFFQDPQLTQGFIHTFEYGFVTSAAKVVIGLALALLLTSPILGRGYLRAVVFFPVLVSTIGIGITFKALLDPFHGIVNGALGLVGLPQPGWLTDPNLALWSVAAVDIWKGVGIATLIFIAGIVAIPQEYVEAAKVDGAGSWKVFTSVTLPLSRPAMGTVIILSLIGGLRSFDLIWAMTGGGPGFTSDVIASVIYKQYQSGFYGLSTAGNVVLFVVVTAIMVPLSAFLNRKGKDL; encoded by the coding sequence ATGACAGCCACACTCACGAGGGCGGTCCCCCCGACCCGCACCCCGAAGGAGCAGTTCAAGCGCGGCCGGCGCAGTCGTGCCTCGTTCTACCCGTCGTGGTTCTACATCCCGGCCTCGGCCCTCTACGTGGTGCTGTTCGCGGTGCCGACGTTCGCCTCGTTCTACTTCGCGCTCACCCGCTGGACCCTCTTCGACGTCACGTTTATCGGCTTCCAGAACTTCGTCCAGTTCTTCCAGGATCCGCAGCTCACCCAGGGCTTCATCCACACCTTCGAGTACGGCTTCGTCACGTCCGCGGCCAAGGTCGTCATCGGGCTGGCGCTGGCGCTCCTGCTCACCTCGCCCATCCTCGGGCGCGGCTACCTGCGGGCCGTCGTGTTCTTCCCGGTGCTCGTGTCGACCATCGGCATCGGCATCACCTTCAAGGCGCTGCTCGACCCGTTCCACGGCATCGTCAACGGGGCGCTCGGGCTCGTCGGCCTCCCGCAGCCGGGCTGGCTGACCGACCCGAACCTCGCGCTCTGGTCGGTCGCGGCCGTCGACATCTGGAAAGGCGTCGGCATCGCGACGCTCATCTTCATCGCCGGCATCGTGGCCATCCCCCAGGAGTACGTCGAGGCCGCCAAGGTCGACGGCGCGGGCTCCTGGAAGGTGTTCACCTCGGTCACCCTGCCGCTCTCGCGGCCCGCGATGGGCACGGTCATCATCCTGTCGCTCATCGGCGGCCTCCGCTCGTTCGACCTCATCTGGGCGATGACGGGCGGCGGACCGGGCTTCACCAGCGACGTGATCGCGTCGGTCATCTACAAGCAGTACCAGTCCGGCTTCTACGGGCTGTCCACCGCCGGGAACGTGGTCCTGTTCGTCGTCGTGACGGCGATCATGGTGCCGCTCTCGGCCTTCCTCAACCGGAAGGGGAAGGACCTGTGA